In Gemmatimonadaceae bacterium, the genomic stretch GACATGCTGCTGCTCGACGAACCGACCAACCACCTGGACGCGGAAAGCGTGGCGTGGCTCGAGCGCTATCTGCACGATTTCCCCGGGACCGTTGTCGCGGTGACGCACGATCGCTACTTCCTCGACAACGTGGCCGGCTGGATTCTGGAGCTCGATCGCGGCTACGGCATTCCGTACGAGGGCAACTACACCTCGTGGCTCGAGCAGAAGAGGACGCGACTGCAGCAGGAAGAGAAGACGGAGTCGGCGCGGCAGCGCACCCTCGAGCGAGAGCTCGAGTGGGTGCGGTTGGCGCCGCGCGCGCGGCAGGCGAAGAACAAGGCGCGCATTCAGAAGTACGAGGAGATGGCCGCGCAGGAGACCGCCGAAAAGATTCTGCAGCACGAGATCGTCATTCCGCCGCCGCCGCGGTTGGGCAATGACGTCGTCATCGCGGGCGACATCAAGAAAGCGTTCGGCGACAAGGTGCTCATCGATGGCCTGAGCTTCTCGCTGCCGCGCGGTGGAATCGTCGGCATTATCGGGCCGAACGGCGCGGGCAAGACGACGTTGTTCAAGATGGTGGTCGGCCAGGAGACGCCGGATTCCGGATCTCTAAAGATCGGCGAAACGGTCCAGATCGCATACACCGATCAGAGTCGCACCCTCAACGGCGACATCTCGGCGTGGCAGGAGATCTCGGGCGGGCAGGAGATGATCATGGTCGGCAAGAAGGAGCTCAACAGCCGCGCGTATCTGTCGAGCTTCAACTTCCGCGGCACCGATCAGCAGAAGAAGGTCGGCAATCTGTCGGGCGGCGAGCGGAACCGCCTGCACCTTGCCAAAACTCTAATGTCGGGCGGCAACCTGCTGCTGCTCGACGAGCCGACCAACGATCTCGACGTCGACACGCTGCGCGCGCTCGAGGACGCGCTGGTGGACTTCGCGGGCTGCGCGGTGGTGATCTCGCACGATCGCTGGTTCCTGGATCGCATCGCGACGCACATCCTCGCGTTCGAGGGGAACAGCGAAGTCGTCTGGCACGAAGGCAACTATCAGTCGTACGTCGAGGATCTGCACAAGCGGAAGGGCGCGGACGCGGATCAGCCGCACCGCGTCGCCTACAAGAAGCTGGTTCGTACGTAGCACGCACGCCTCGCGAGACGGAGCCGTCTTGGCCGAGCGTCGCGCCGGATCGCACGAGGAGCGGTGGGAGTGGGTGGAGCATCTCGTCCCGCTCCAGTTTCTCCGCGCGCTGTGGGACGCACTGTTTCCGAAGCGCTTCGAGCGCGTCGTCGTCGACGCGCTCGACGGAACACCGGCGCCCGGATACGCCCGGCCGCTGACGTTCTGTCTCGGCTGCTGGTTGCTGCTCTACGCGGTGGGCAAGACGACGCCGTGGGCGTTCTCGGGCACGGGTATCGTCACCGTGCTGCGCGAGCTGCCACCGGCGGAGCGCCACGCGGTCGCGGCGCAACTCGGAATCGATACGCTCGCGGGAGTGATCGTCGTCGACAGCGGCTCGGTCCCGATTGCGCGTGGCGCGCGCCTCGTGATCGCTCACGTCGACAAAGTCCTTGGCAAACCATTCGGTCGCGCGTCGGCGAGCGATGTGGCGCAGTATCTCGAGAAGAATCACCAATTGGATCTGGCGATTCGCGTCCGCGGCTATGTGGCGCGATATGAGGAACGGCCGACACCCTTCAGCGAGACGTCGCTGGTGATGTTCGTGGTGTTCGGGCTCGTACCCGGCTGGTGGGTGTCGCACTTGATACTGCATTCGCGGCGCCGAACGCTGCGCGAGACCCGGTACGTGCACATGTACAACGACAGCCTGCTCGTCGTGTGGTGCCTGGCGCCATTCTTCGTCGCGACGTGGGCGGGTGAAGCGTTCGCGACCGCCGGCCCACAACACGTGCTCACCGTGGTCGTGTTGGCGGGTGCCGCGTATTGGCTTTGGCGAACGGTCCGGCTATTTCGCTTGACGCACGCTGTGCCCGTGTGGCGAATTGCCGCGGCGCACGTCGCCGGCGTCACGGTTGCGTTCATCATGTGTCTGGTGTTCTCGTTCGGCGCGGGTATCCTGCGCGGGACCATGGCGCGCGCCGGATTCTGACAGCGTCAGCAAGCCTCCCGGATAGACCGGGAACGGGCGCGCGCCTTGCCGCCGGACGGCGCGGGATGAATGATTGATCCGTCGCCGCCGCTCGACGTGCTCTCCCACCTGGTCGCCGAAGGCCTCTAAACGTGACGTCCGATTTCTCGGGTGAGGATCTCGACCGGTTGGGCAACGGCGTTCGGCTGATCGCGCTTCGTGCGCTTGGCGATCCGGATGCCGCGCGGGACGCCGCGCAGGAAACGATGTCGCGCGTGCTGGATGCGTTGCGTGCCGATCGGCTGCGCGATCGTGACAAGCTGCGTGCGTTTGTCCGCGGCGTGGCGCGTAACGTGATCGTGGACATGCAACGCGCGCGTGCCCGCCACGCGCCGCTCAGCGACCAGCTCCCCGACCGCGCGCTCCACGATCCGCTCGAGGGCATGGTGCTGCGCGACGAAGCGGCGCACATGCGCCGAGCGCTCGCCGAGCTCACCGACGACGATCGCGAGCTGCTTCGCCTGGCGTTCGTCGACGGACTCACCCCCGCCGAGGTTGGCGCGCGGCTGAGCGAACCGGCCGAGCGCATTCGTAAACGGAAGTCGCGCGCCCTGCAGCGTCTGCGCGAGCATTTCTTCGCGCTCGCCGCGCGCGCGCGTCACGAATCGTTCGCTCGCGCGACCTTGGAGCAGCGGCACGATGAAGTCGTGCGCGCACAACGAGGCGAATCGTGATCGACCATACTTTGCGCTGCGACGACGTCGCGGATCGCGGGCTCGTCGAGCGGTACGCGGCGGGCCGGCTGCGTTCCGGCGAAACCGCGGCCTTCGAGGAGCATTTGCTGGATTGCGCGCGATGCCAGGAGGCGCTCGAGCTCGCGCTGGCGGTGCGGCACGCCATCGGATTTGATGATACGAAGACTGCGCCGCATCGCGTGCGCGTTCGGGCACCGCTGCTGGCACTCGCGGCGGCGAGCATCGTGTTCGCGATCGTCGCTGTCTCGTTGACGAAACGATCGCGCGCGGACACGCATGGTGTCGCGGGTCCGTCCGCCGCCGTGCTGCCGGAGGATGCACCGCTCTACCTCGGCGCGCCCGTGCGCGAGAGCCCGACGGCGGCCGACTCGGTATTCGCGGACGCAATGTCGAATTACACGGCGTCGCACTACGCCGCCGCCGCTGAGGAATTGAGTAAAGTCATATCGGCGGACAAGGGCGCGGAGCCCGCGCTCTTCTTCCGCGGCGCCTCGTATCTCATGCTCGGCCGCGCACGCGAGGCGCGCGTCGATTTCACGCGGGTGCTTGCGGCCGGCGACAACGTCTACGCGGCCGAGGCGCACTACTATCGCGCTCGCGCCGAACTGCAGATGGGCGACACGGCGGCGGCGCGCGCCGACGCCGGCGCGGTCCCGTCGAATGACGAGCGCGTCGGCCAGCGCGCACGCAAGCTGCTCGATGCGCTCGGAGGCGACGAGCGACGCTCGCGCTGATCTCCGCGCTATTGCTCGTTGCGCATGAGCCGCCGCTCGGCGATTCCCTTCGTGCGCGCCAGCTGTGGCTCGCGGGTGAAGCACGCACGGCCATGCTCGATATGGACAGTGCGCTGACGTTGTGGCGACAGGCGCGCCGCGCCGACCCGCATTTTCTCCCGGCGCAGCTTGCGTTGATGAATGGTCTCGTCGACCGCGAATCGTTCGCCGGGCGAGAACGTTCCGCCCTCGAGGATGTTACAGATCCCGCATTGGCGGCGTGCCTGCACGCCGTGGTCCTTCCGCGGAACGTGCCCGTCACGGTGAAGATGCTGCACGACGTCGAGCGCCGATTCGGCCCTGCGCCGTGCACGCGTGCGCTCATCGCCGAGTACGAGATTCGGCTGCCGACGTCGGTACGGCCTCCCATGCGGCCGTTGGCCGAATGGCGAGCCATGATTGGATCGTACGGCATGTCCGGCGAGCCATGGCTCCTGCGCGTCAATGTGTTGTGCGATGACGGCGCGCTCGCCGCCGCGGACTCCGTCCTCGATCAGGCCGAGCAAAGCGTGGCCACTTGGCGCGATCGCCTGAGGGTACGCGTGGCGCGCGCCGATGTGAGCGCGCTTCGCGGCGACACGGCGCGCGCGCAGGCGATTCGAGAGCAAGTCTGGGCCGCCGTGTTG encodes the following:
- the ettA gene encoding energy-dependent translational throttle protein EttA; the protein is MPPPSFIYVMKDLRKVVPPSREILRGIWLSFYHGAKIGVLGANGAGKSSLLRIMAGVDTDFQGEAWAAEGTRVGYLPQEPQLDPNLDVRGNVELAVKAQRDLLQEFQDISMQFAEPMDDTAMEKLLARQARVQEQIDAHDLWNLDNKIEIAMDALRLPPPDADVSKLSGGERRRVALCRVLLEEPDMLLLDEPTNHLDAESVAWLERYLHDFPGTVVAVTHDRYFLDNVAGWILELDRGYGIPYEGNYTSWLEQKRTRLQQEEKTESARQRTLERELEWVRLAPRARQAKNKARIQKYEEMAAQETAEKILQHEIVIPPPPRLGNDVVIAGDIKKAFGDKVLIDGLSFSLPRGGIVGIIGPNGAGKTTLFKMVVGQETPDSGSLKIGETVQIAYTDQSRTLNGDISAWQEISGGQEMIMVGKKELNSRAYLSSFNFRGTDQQKKVGNLSGGERNRLHLAKTLMSGGNLLLLDEPTNDLDVDTLRALEDALVDFAGCAVVISHDRWFLDRIATHILAFEGNSEVVWHEGNYQSYVEDLHKRKGADADQPHRVAYKKLVRT
- a CDS encoding sigma-70 family RNA polymerase sigma factor, encoding MTSDFSGEDLDRLGNGVRLIALRALGDPDAARDAAQETMSRVLDALRADRLRDRDKLRAFVRGVARNVIVDMQRARARHAPLSDQLPDRALHDPLEGMVLRDEAAHMRRALAELTDDDRELLRLAFVDGLTPAEVGARLSEPAERIRKRKSRALQRLREHFFALAARARHESFARATLEQRHDEVVRAQRGES